Proteins from a genomic interval of Medicago truncatula cultivar Jemalong A17 chromosome 3, MtrunA17r5.0-ANR, whole genome shotgun sequence:
- the LOC25489194 gene encoding NDR1/HIN1-like protein 6, producing MMTDHQRIHPASDLESQTKPTVPLIPRNTSKSDRRSPSYPPLPKRHFPVRHTHPPKKKRSCCCRFFCCTFTILLILIIAIGITVGALYLAFRPKLPKYSVDRLRITQFNLSDDNSLFVTFNVTVTARNPNKKIGIYYVSGSHISAWYKETGLCEGSLPKFYQGHRNTTVLNLPLTGQTQDATGLFNTLQQQLQEAGNIPLDIKVNQNVRVKLGKLKIFRVKFRVRCSLQVDSLGADNDISISDSRCKFRLRL from the coding sequence ATGATGACAGATCATCAGAGAATTCACCCTGCTAGTGATTTGGAGTCACAAACCAAACCTACAGTTCCTTTGATTCCTAGAAACACTTCAAAATCCGATCGACGCAGTCCCTCATATCCACCTCTTCCGAAACGCCACTTTCCAGTTAGACATACTCATCCaccaaagaagaaaagaagttgCTGCTGCAGGTTTTTTTGTTGTACCTTCACCATATTGCTGATTCTTATAATTGCAATTGGCATCACTGTTGGGGCACTCTACCTTGCTTTTAGGCCAAAACTTCCCAAATACTCAGTCGACAGACTCAGAATAACACAGTTCAATCTTTCCGACGACAACAGTCTCTTTGTTACTTTCAATGTAACAGTAACTGCAAGAAACCCAAACAAAAAGATTGGAATATACTATGTAAGTGGAAGCCATATAAGTGCTTGGTATAAAGAAACAGGACTGTGTGAAGGGTCTCTGCCGAAATTCTATCAAGGTCATCGGAATACAACCGTGCTTAACCTGCCTTTAACAGGTCAAACACAAGATGCAACTGGTTTATTTAATACGTTGCAGCAGCAGCTTCAAGAAGCAGGTAATATACCACTTGATATTAAGGTTAATCAGAATGTGAGGGTTAAACTTGGTAAGTTGAAGATCTTTAGAGTCAAGTTTCGTGTTAGGTGCAGCCTTCAGGTGGATAGCCTTGGTGCTGATAATGATATTAGTATTTCAGATAGTAGATGTAAGTTCAGGCTCAGGCTATGA